GATGTCATCATCCTGTAAGGCTCAGATGTCTCCTTTGTCACGAGATCATCGATGAGAACACCTATATATGCCTGAGATCTGTCTAGAACAACAGGAGTTTTTCCCTGTACCTTTCTGGCAGCATTTATTCCTGCCATAAGTCCCTGCGCTGCAGCTTCCTCATATCCTGAACTTCCGTTTATCTGACCTGCACCGAAAAGTCCGGATATAGTCTTAAATTCCAATGATGGCTTGAGATTTATAGCATTTATACAATCATACTCTATGGCATACGCATTTCTAATGATTTTTGCATTCTCAAGTCCCTTCATACTGTGTATCATATCATACTGCACATCCTCAGGAAGAGAACTGCTCATTCCCCCCATGTACATTTCATTTGTAAATTCACCCTCAGGCTCAATAAATATCTGATGTCTGCTCTTATCAGGAAACTTTGTGACCTTATCCTCGATGGAAGGACAATATCTCGGACCTGTTCCCTCAATCACTCCTGAAAAAAGAGGAGATCTCTCTATATTGTTTCTTATAATTTCATGCGTTTTCTCATTTGTATAACAGAGCCAGCAAGAAATCTGTTCTCTTTTTATATCGCTTTCTGTATTTGTGAATGAGAAAGGTACTATCTTCTCGTCACCCTTTTGTTCTTCCATCTGTGAGAAATCTATGGTTCTCTTGTCAAGTCTCGCCGGAGTTCCCGTCTTGAATCTCCTTATAGATATACCAGCATTCTTCATGGAATCAGACAAATGATTTGCCGCCATAAGTCCGTTTGGTCCAGTGTGATAAACCACATCACCATATATACATCTCGCTTTGAGATATGTTCCAGTACAGAGCACAACCGCCTTTGCCTTGTAGGTTGCACCTGAATATGTCTTAACACCTTTTACAATTCCATCATCGACCAAGATTTCTGACACTTCAGCCTGTCTCAAAGTAAGATTATCAGTATTTTCAAGGGTATACTTCATTGTGCGTGAGTAATTTGCCTTGTCAGCCTGTGCTCTTAGAGAATGTACCGCAGGTCCCTTTGACGAGTTGAGCATTTTGGACTGTATATATGTCTTATCTATATTTTTTCCCATCTCGCCGCCCAGAGCATCTATCTCCCTTACAAGATGTCCCTTTGAACTTCCTCCAACATTGGGATTACACGGCATCATCGCAACACTGTCCATACTAACTGTAAATATAATAGTGTTAAGACCAAGTCTTGCACTGGCAAGGGCAGCCTCACATCCGGCATGTCCGGCTCCAACGATTACTACATCATATTCTTCATCCAAAACAGGCATTTTACTATCCTCCTATTTTCCCATACAGAAATCCTTAAATATCTTATCTGCAAGATCATCCCTCGCAGTCTCCCCAATGATAAGTCCCAGATGTTCATATGCATCCATCATATCTATTGAAAAGAAATCTTCCTCCATACCCATATCAATGCTCTCAATTACCTTTTTCAGAGCATTTTTTGTACAGACAAGTTCATTCTTATGACGTGCATTTGTTATATACAACTGGTCATTGTATGAAAGGCTTCCCTCAAAAAACATTTTGTTCAGCATATCATAGA
This sequence is a window from Coprococcus eutactus. Protein-coding genes within it:
- the mnmG gene encoding tRNA uridine-5-carboxymethylaminomethyl(34) synthesis enzyme MnmG, with protein sequence MPVLDEEYDVVIVGAGHAGCEAALASARLGLNTIIFTVSMDSVAMMPCNPNVGGSSKGHLVREIDALGGEMGKNIDKTYIQSKMLNSSKGPAVHSLRAQADKANYSRTMKYTLENTDNLTLRQAEVSEILVDDGIVKGVKTYSGATYKAKAVVLCTGTYLKARCIYGDVVYHTGPNGLMAANHLSDSMKNAGISIRRFKTGTPARLDKRTIDFSQMEEQKGDEKIVPFSFTNTESDIKREQISCWLCYTNEKTHEIIRNNIERSPLFSGVIEGTGPRYCPSIEDKVTKFPDKSRHQIFIEPEGEFTNEMYMGGMSSSLPEDVQYDMIHSMKGLENAKIIRNAYAIEYDCINAINLKPSLEFKTISGLFGAGQINGSSGYEEAAAQGLMAGINAARKVQGKTPVVLDRSQAYIGVLIDDLVTKETSEPYRMMTSRAEYRLLLRQDNADIRLTDIGHDIGLIDDERYSKFILKKKQIEKEIYRLENTMVGANATIQKFLEKKNSTGLKTAASLAELIRRPELSYEDIEEIDEGREKLPDDVIEQINITIKYKGYIDRQNQQVHQFKKLESRRLPDDIDYEQIKNLRLEARQKLSKIRPENIGQASRISGVSPADISVLLVYMKMKGKLSEGE